From the Pongo pygmaeus isolate AG05252 chromosome X, NHGRI_mPonPyg2-v2.0_pri, whole genome shotgun sequence genome, one window contains:
- the LOC129024555 gene encoding melanoma-associated antigen 9-like — protein sequence MSLEQRSPHCKPDEDLEAQGEDLGLMGAQDPTGEEQETTSPSDNKEEEVSAAGSSSPPQSPQGGASSSTSIYYTLWSQFDEGSSSQEEEGPSTSVDPAHLEFMFQEALKLKVAELVRFLLHKYRVKERVTKAEMLESVIKNYKHYFPVIFGKASEFLQLIFGTDVKEVDPAGHSYILVTALGLSCDSMLGDGHSMPKAALLIIILGVILTKDNCAPEEVIWEALSVMGVYVGTEHIFYGEPRKLLTQDWVQENYLEYRQVPGSDPAHYEFLWGSKAHAETSYENVINYLVMVNAREPICYPSLYEEVLGEEQEGV from the coding sequence ATGTCTCTTGAGCAGAGGAGTCCGCACTGCAAGCCTGATGAAGACCTTGAAGCCCAAGGAGAGGACTTGGGCCTGATGGGTGCACAGGATCCCACAGGCGAGGAGCAGGAGACTACCTCCCCCTCTGACAACAAGGAGGAGGAGGTGTCTGCTGCTGGGTCATCAAGTCCTCCCCAGAGTCCTCAGGGAGGCGCTTCCTCCTCCACTTCCATCTACTACACTTTATGGAGCCAATTCGATGAGGGCTCCAGCAGTCAAGAAGAGGAAGGGCCAAGCACCTCGGTCGACCCAGCTCACCTGGAGTTCATGTTCCAAGAAGCACTGAAATTGAAGGTGGCTGAGTTGGTTCGTTTCCTGCTCCACAAATACCGAGTCAAGGAGCGGGTCACAAAGGCAGAAATGCTGGAGAGTGTCATCAAAAATTACAAGCACTACTTTCCTGTGATCTTCGGCAAAGCCTCCGAGTTCCTGCAGCTGATCTTTGGCACTGATGTGAAGGAGGTGGACCCCGCCGGCCACTCCTACATCCTTGTCACTGCTCTTGGCCTCTCGTGCGATAGCATGCTGGGTGATGGTCATAGCATGCCCAAGGCCGCCCTCCTGATCATTATCCTGGGTGTGATCTTAACCAAAGATAACTGCGCCCCTGAAGAGGTTATCTGGGAAGCGTTGAGTGTGATGGGGGTGTATGTTGGGACGGAGCACATTTTCTATGGGGAGCCCAGGAAGCTGCTCACCCAAGATTGGGTGCAGGAAAACTACCTGGAGTACCGGCAGGTGCCCGGCAGTGATCCTGCGCACTACGAGTTCCTGTGGGGTTCAAAGGCCCACGCTGAAACCAGCTATGAGAATGTCATAAATTATTTGGTCATGGTCAATGCAAGAGAGCCCATTTGCTACCCATCCCTTTATGAAGAGGTTTTGGGAGAGGAGCAAGAGGGAGTCTGA